A stretch of the Filimonas lacunae genome encodes the following:
- a CDS encoding recombinase family protein, with translation MSLETQRKMCQQYANKNGLQIMGYFGGTYESAKTDERREFNKMLAFVKKSKERIGYIIVYSVDRFSRSGTNAMYITDQLKKQGIVLFAVTQPTDATTTSGSLQQNIQFIFSEYDNQLRREKCMAGTKEKLLMGIWCTNPPLGYDVVKKDGKREFVANKVGKLLGKGFHLKAQGLTNEEVREQLALLGLKLPNQRITDFLRNPFYCGLIVHNMLDGRVVEGKQEKIVSREMFLRVNGILADGHQGYNLQPENELVPLRRFLKCETCGKSLTAYKAYKNQQYYYKCSTIGCGCNKRADAVHAAFKTMLSELTLCVNEDCREIIKTQVIATYNQETKESHVVRQQLESQVAEMEKRLARFRERFALEEIDREMYDEYKLKYGKELEELRKALALCKTRTSNLEKCVDVIIDYASNLASTWDSGKYADKQKLQYLAYPDGIFYNRKNDTYRTARNNEVFDGMALHARVLAENENGNNTFNCIVPVSVGAHGLEPRTLCL, from the coding sequence ATGAGCCTGGAAACCCAGCGAAAGATGTGTCAGCAATATGCCAATAAAAACGGGTTGCAGATCATGGGATACTTTGGTGGTACATATGAAAGTGCGAAAACAGATGAAAGGAGAGAGTTTAATAAAATGCTGGCTTTTGTTAAAAAGAGTAAAGAGCGCATAGGTTATATCATTGTGTATAGTGTTGATCGGTTTAGTCGTTCGGGGACGAATGCTATGTATATCACCGATCAACTAAAAAAGCAAGGCATTGTATTGTTTGCTGTTACGCAACCTACAGACGCGACTACTACGAGCGGGAGCTTGCAACAAAATATCCAGTTTATATTTAGTGAGTACGATAATCAGTTAAGGCGTGAAAAGTGCATGGCTGGTACTAAGGAAAAGCTATTGATGGGTATTTGGTGTACTAACCCGCCATTGGGCTATGATGTGGTGAAAAAGGATGGTAAAAGGGAATTTGTGGCCAATAAAGTGGGTAAGCTGCTAGGTAAAGGCTTCCACTTAAAAGCGCAAGGGTTAACGAATGAAGAAGTGCGCGAGCAGTTAGCCCTGCTAGGGCTAAAGCTACCCAATCAGCGGATAACAGATTTTTTGCGTAATCCTTTTTATTGTGGGCTAATCGTACATAATATGCTGGATGGGCGCGTAGTAGAGGGAAAACAAGAAAAGATTGTTTCAAGGGAAATGTTTCTGCGTGTTAATGGCATATTGGCTGACGGGCATCAGGGGTATAATCTTCAACCGGAAAACGAATTAGTGCCTTTAAGGCGGTTTCTAAAGTGCGAAACCTGTGGCAAATCTCTTACTGCCTATAAAGCTTATAAAAATCAACAGTACTACTATAAATGCAGCACTATTGGCTGCGGATGTAATAAAAGGGCTGATGCAGTTCATGCGGCATTTAAAACCATGCTTTCTGAGTTAACGTTGTGTGTAAACGAAGATTGCAGGGAGATAATAAAAACACAGGTTATTGCGACTTATAACCAGGAAACAAAGGAAAGTCATGTAGTCCGACAGCAGTTGGAATCGCAGGTCGCAGAAATGGAAAAAAGGCTGGCAAGGTTCCGGGAAAGGTTCGCGTTGGAGGAAATTGACAGGGAGATGTATGACGAGTATAAGCTGAAATATGGAAAGGAGTTGGAGGAATTAAGGAAAGCTTTGGCTTTATGCAAAACCAGGACCTCGAACCTCGAAAAATGTGTGGATGTAATTATTGATTATGCGTCAAACCTCGCGTCCACATGGGATTCTGGGAAATATGCCGATAAGCAAAAGCTTCAATATCTCGCCTATCCGGATGGAATCTTCTATAACAGGAAAAATGACACATATCGAACCGCGAGAAATAATGAAGTGTTTGACGGAATGGCGCTCCACGCGCGGGTTCTGGCAGAAAATGAAAACGGGAACAACACGTTTAATTGCATTGTTCCCGTTTCTGTGGGAGCACACGGGCTCGAACCGCGGACCCTCTGCTTGTAA
- a CDS encoding HD domain-containing protein codes for MTLERAIEIAVSAHHGQKDKFGAPYIGHVLRVMNMGITEEEKICGVLHDVVEDTPWTFEQLAAEGLSPEIIEGLKGVTKLSENEDYDHFIQRTLQNPLSCTVKMHDLTDNMDIRRLPEVTEKDVARLNKYLRAYRLIAAAQIKVSH; via the coding sequence ATGACATTAGAACGAGCTATTGAAATTGCCGTATCCGCCCACCACGGTCAAAAAGACAAATTTGGTGCCCCTTATATCGGCCACGTATTACGGGTAATGAATATGGGTATTACGGAGGAGGAAAAGATATGTGGCGTATTGCACGATGTGGTAGAAGACACCCCCTGGACATTTGAACAACTGGCAGCCGAAGGCCTTTCCCCGGAAATAATAGAAGGATTAAAGGGAGTGACCAAACTATCGGAAAACGAAGACTACGATCATTTTATACAGCGCACCCTGCAAAACCCATTGTCGTGCACAGTAAAAATGCACGACCTTACCGATAATATGGACATACGCCGCCTGCCAGAGGTGACCGAAAAAGATGTGGCACGCCTGAATAAATACCTGCGCGCTTACAGGCTAATAGCAGCAGCGCAAATAAAAGTTTCCCATTAA
- a CDS encoding alpha/beta fold hydrolase has translation MMWRKLFKFLLGVGLIGGVLLLAVLLVFDRLVQFRMNDQEIQQWFAQKHVPVRIQYFQKQNREVRYISTGQDTSATVLFIHGAPSSSTYYREYLVDSLLLKEARMFAVDRPGYGYSGLAQPLTSIQQQAAIIRPILDSLQQLHHPVVLVAASYGTAIACRITMDYPKLVDGLVLLGPALAPYQEKTYWFTPMIEHWPFHWAIPRMLQTANAEKIAHPHELEKMLPLWQNIHVPVNYLQGAEDQLVYTTNAAFAREKLVNAPYLNVQLIPNRGHLIAFDEKERISNSILDMLHRVKGR, from the coding sequence ATGATGTGGCGCAAGCTTTTTAAATTTTTATTGGGAGTAGGGCTGATAGGCGGCGTGCTGTTGCTGGCAGTGCTATTGGTATTTGATCGTCTGGTGCAGTTTAGGATGAACGACCAGGAGATACAGCAGTGGTTTGCCCAAAAGCATGTGCCTGTGCGCATTCAATACTTTCAAAAGCAAAACCGGGAAGTGCGGTACATTTCCACCGGCCAGGATACCAGTGCTACTGTTTTGTTCATACATGGCGCCCCCAGTTCCAGTACATATTACCGCGAATACCTGGTGGATAGTCTTTTGCTGAAGGAAGCCCGCATGTTTGCGGTAGACCGGCCGGGGTATGGTTATTCCGGACTGGCGCAGCCTTTAACATCTATACAGCAGCAGGCAGCTATTATCCGTCCCATACTGGATAGTTTACAGCAACTGCATCACCCGGTGGTGCTGGTGGCGGCTTCTTATGGCACAGCCATTGCCTGCCGTATTACGATGGATTACCCCAAACTGGTGGATGGGTTAGTATTGCTGGGGCCTGCGCTGGCGCCCTACCAGGAAAAAACATACTGGTTTACACCTATGATAGAGCATTGGCCTTTTCACTGGGCCATACCCCGCATGCTGCAAACGGCCAATGCCGAAAAAATAGCGCATCCCCACGAGCTGGAAAAGATGTTGCCTTTATGGCAGAATATTCATGTGCCGGTGAATTACCTACAGGGGGCTGAAGATCAGCTGGTATATACCACCAATGCTGCTTTTGCACGCGAAAAGCTGGTAAACGCTCCTTATCTCAATGTACAACTGATTCCTAACAGGGGGCACCTGATTGCTTTTGACGAAAAAGAGCGTATCAGCAACAGCATACTGGATATGCTGCACCGGGTAAAAGGCCGGTAA
- the mrdA gene encoding penicillin-binding protein 2 has product MPVYNQSRSRIVQIIFIVVFVVILGQLLHLQFFSSSYRMQAENNARFRKVIYPDRGLIYDRKEKAILGNTIMYDLVVTPGEIKGTDTFALCKILGIDTAEFKKRIVGAIIKNSTYKPSVFEPLLSAELFAKLNENMYKFPGFILSDRPVRDYPFAAAANILGYTGEVDTNFLKRHKEEGYEMGDYAGMTGLERTYERVLMGTRGINYLTRDNRSRIQGKYENGEYDTAATAGKSLYSSIDIELQELGEKLMGNKVGSIVAIDPKTGGILCMVSSPTYNPNLLTGSQRRKHFSELYRDPRLPLINRAVNGMYSPGSTFKTVVGIIGLTEGVIDENFTISCSGAFYGCGTGKPKCLDKGTFNLTGAIAHSDNTYFATVFKRILDQSRYGDADSSLQVFNRYAYSFGLGKKLGVDIPSEKPGNIPTPTYYQKIFGPKWVSCNIISNAIGQGEVQTTITQLANVMALIANKGWYYTPHLIDSIEGGDQYHLLDNYRVKHGISHVPEEVFNSVHNGMQGVMEYGTGQYAQVPGIVVCGKTGTVENYLRGVKQKDHAFFGAFAPRDNPRIAIAVMCENAGFGSSSAAPIASLMIEKYLNDSIAGKERKDKAEALAKLNLIPERMRRAMDSLARLTRTKDSIAQVKAQKAMADTLTMEEPTEGETGITNTMPADSNRPAKKDTSKKRTQAPPAILPPQKPKPKPAVPATRTI; this is encoded by the coding sequence ATGCCGGTTTACAATCAGTCTCGTAGCAGAATTGTTCAGATTATTTTCATTGTAGTATTCGTAGTGATTCTTGGGCAGTTACTGCACCTGCAGTTTTTCTCGTCCAGCTATCGCATGCAGGCCGAAAACAATGCCCGTTTCCGGAAAGTGATTTATCCGGACAGGGGACTTATTTACGACCGGAAAGAGAAAGCTATATTAGGGAACACTATCATGTACGACCTGGTGGTAACTCCCGGTGAAATCAAAGGCACCGACACGTTTGCTCTTTGTAAAATACTGGGCATTGACACAGCTGAGTTTAAAAAACGCATTGTAGGCGCCATTATTAAAAACAGTACCTACAAACCCAGCGTATTTGAACCACTGTTAAGCGCCGAACTATTTGCCAAGCTAAACGAGAACATGTATAAGTTTCCCGGCTTTATACTATCTGACCGTCCGGTGCGTGACTATCCTTTTGCCGCCGCCGCCAACATACTGGGTTATACCGGCGAGGTGGATACCAACTTTTTAAAACGCCATAAAGAAGAGGGATACGAGATGGGTGATTATGCGGGTATGACCGGCCTGGAGCGTACCTATGAAAGAGTACTGATGGGCACCCGTGGTATCAACTACCTCACCCGTGATAACCGCAGCCGTATACAGGGTAAATACGAAAACGGAGAATACGACACTGCCGCTACTGCCGGCAAAAGCCTGTATTCCAGCATTGATATAGAACTACAGGAACTGGGTGAGAAATTAATGGGGAATAAAGTGGGCAGTATTGTGGCTATCGACCCTAAAACCGGTGGTATATTATGTATGGTCAGCAGCCCTACCTATAATCCCAACCTGCTTACGGGTAGCCAGCGCCGCAAACACTTTTCCGAACTCTATCGCGATCCGCGCCTTCCTTTGATTAACCGTGCTGTAAATGGTATGTATTCTCCCGGTTCTACCTTTAAAACGGTAGTGGGCATCATTGGTCTTACCGAAGGGGTAATAGATGAGAACTTTACTATTTCGTGCAGCGGGGCCTTCTATGGCTGCGGTACCGGCAAGCCTAAATGTTTGGATAAAGGTACTTTCAACCTTACCGGTGCCATCGCCCATAGTGATAACACCTATTTTGCCACCGTATTTAAACGCATTCTTGATCAATCCCGTTATGGCGATGCCGACAGCTCGCTGCAAGTGTTTAACAGGTACGCCTACAGCTTTGGCCTGGGCAAAAAGCTGGGGGTAGATATTCCTTCTGAAAAACCGGGCAACATACCCACACCTACCTACTACCAGAAAATATTCGGACCCAAATGGGTTTCGTGTAACATCATATCCAACGCCATTGGGCAGGGTGAGGTGCAAACCACCATTACACAGCTGGCTAACGTAATGGCCCTGATCGCTAATAAAGGCTGGTATTACACACCACACCTGATTGATAGCATTGAAGGGGGCGACCAGTATCACTTGCTGGACAACTATCGTGTAAAACACGGCATCAGCCATGTGCCCGAAGAAGTATTCAACTCGGTGCATAACGGCATGCAGGGTGTTATGGAATACGGTACCGGCCAGTATGCACAGGTGCCCGGCATAGTAGTATGTGGCAAAACCGGTACGGTAGAAAACTACCTGCGTGGGGTGAAGCAGAAAGACCACGCCTTTTTTGGCGCTTTTGCCCCGCGCGACAATCCACGTATTGCCATTGCGGTAATGTGTGAAAATGCGGGTTTTGGTTCTTCTTCCGCCGCCCCTATTGCCAGCCTGATGATAGAAAAGTATCTGAATGATTCTATTGCCGGCAAAGAGCGTAAAGACAAAGCAGAGGCACTTGCCAAGTTAAACCTGATACCAGAACGTATGCGCCGTGCTATGGATAGCCTGGCACGCCTTACCCGCACCAAAGACAGTATAGCACAGGTGAAAGCACAAAAAGCAATGGCCGATACCTTAACGATGGAAGAGCCTACCGAAGGCGAAACCGGCATAACCAACACCATGCCGGCAGATAGCAACAGGCCGGCTAAAAAAGATACCAGCAAAAAACGCACACAGGCGCCACCAGCTATATTGCCACCGCAAAAACCAAAGCCTAAACCGGCTGTTCCGGCAACAAGAACCATTTGA
- a CDS encoding RagB/SusD family nutrient uptake outer membrane protein — protein MKMKLSNTIIKTITAATLCGAVLTGCKKNFFDLPDQNGIDSRIWNDAGAVGQFLDRGYDLMMPSWPAPGTIHYTSDELNNANTTFLYGQLTDNSVTDVATSNSITASRYFDIRRCNVGIDGINGGTLDDATKTKLKGQFFFLRAQTYFNLVRLYGGVPLVMHAQAIESDDLNVPRAKTSVCIDSIVRDLDSAAAYLPTTWPAADRGRVTQAAALCLKGKVLMYWASPQFNPTNIGSRWENAYKACRAAYDTCVAQGFALYPTYANIFVDESVTNKESIIIRVYDATSVSPGRGTNTEYITRPRSETTAQAGGGSNQPTLNLVKAYTMKDGVPISKSADYDATLFWLNRDPRFAASIAYNGCTWPLSGNTSRKQWSYTGVLEEASGLTATGFYCRKICNPTINAAQTQYNSNSGGGSGMDWIEMRLAEVIMNVAECANETSRLSEAKDMVRLIRIRAGISAGSQDYGLSLAPDQTTMRDLIMNERMVEFAMEGKRYHDLRRTRRLHLLTGTTRNGIKWDAKDPYVSGRPKTPVAGKIYLDSIYASGIRPRDTANLNNLSVYTKMFTPSEISLDATQAISIPELYYFYPLNTFFRQSSYLIEQTIGWPGGSFDPLQ, from the coding sequence ATGAAAATGAAACTGAGCAATACAATTATAAAAACCATTACTGCTGCTACTTTATGTGGTGCAGTATTGACAGGCTGTAAGAAAAACTTCTTTGACCTTCCCGATCAGAACGGTATTGATTCGCGTATCTGGAATGATGCCGGTGCAGTAGGACAGTTTCTGGACAGAGGATACGACCTGATGATGCCCAGCTGGCCCGCTCCCGGAACCATTCATTATACCTCTGACGAACTCAACAATGCCAACACTACTTTTTTATATGGCCAGTTAACCGATAATAGTGTTACCGATGTAGCTACCTCTAACAGCATCACTGCCAGCCGGTATTTTGATATACGCCGTTGTAACGTAGGTATAGATGGCATTAACGGCGGCACATTGGACGACGCTACAAAAACAAAACTGAAAGGCCAGTTCTTTTTCCTGCGGGCGCAAACTTACTTTAACCTGGTAAGGCTATATGGTGGTGTGCCTCTGGTAATGCACGCACAGGCCATTGAGTCAGACGATTTAAATGTGCCACGAGCCAAAACCAGTGTTTGTATCGATTCTATTGTACGCGATCTGGACTCTGCTGCAGCTTACCTGCCTACAACCTGGCCGGCGGCTGACAGAGGGCGTGTTACACAGGCAGCTGCCTTATGCTTAAAAGGCAAGGTGCTGATGTATTGGGCCAGCCCGCAGTTTAACCCTACCAATATTGGCAGCCGTTGGGAAAACGCTTATAAAGCCTGCCGCGCCGCTTACGATACCTGCGTAGCGCAAGGTTTTGCCTTATACCCTACTTATGCCAACATCTTTGTTGACGAATCTGTTACCAACAAAGAATCGATTATTATACGTGTATATGATGCTACCTCGGTTAGTCCTGGTCGCGGCACCAACACAGAATACATTACCCGTCCACGTTCAGAAACCACGGCACAGGCAGGTGGCGGCTCTAACCAGCCCACTTTAAACCTGGTAAAAGCCTATACCATGAAAGATGGAGTACCTATCAGCAAATCTGCCGATTACGATGCCACCTTGTTCTGGCTGAACAGAGACCCTCGCTTTGCCGCATCTATTGCCTATAACGGTTGCACCTGGCCATTAAGCGGCAACACCTCCCGCAAACAATGGAGCTATACAGGTGTGCTGGAAGAAGCTTCGGGCCTTACAGCTACCGGCTTTTATTGCCGTAAAATATGTAACCCTACCATAAATGCTGCTCAAACACAATACAACAGCAACTCCGGTGGTGGTAGCGGTATGGACTGGATTGAAATGCGCCTGGCAGAAGTGATTATGAACGTAGCTGAATGCGCCAACGAAACCAGCCGTTTAAGTGAAGCCAAAGACATGGTAAGGCTTATTCGTATAAGAGCAGGCATTAGTGCAGGCTCACAGGATTATGGCCTGTCACTGGCGCCCGACCAAACCACTATGCGCGACCTGATCATGAACGAAAGAATGGTAGAATTTGCCATGGAAGGAAAACGTTATCACGATTTAAGAAGAACCAGGCGTTTACACCTGTTAACAGGTACTACCCGTAATGGCATTAAGTGGGATGCTAAAGATCCGTATGTATCAGGCAGACCTAAAACTCCGGTTGCCGGCAAAATATACCTGGATTCTATATACGCTTCCGGTATACGCCCAAGAGATACGGCCAACCTGAATAATCTTTCTGTATATACCAAAATGTTCACGCCTTCAGAAATATCGCTGGATGCTACACAGGCCATCAGCATACCCGAACTGTACTACTTCTATCCATTGAACACCTTTTTCAGGCAAAGCAGTTACCTGATTGAGCAAACCATTGGCTGGCCAGGCGGCTCCTTCGATCCTTTACAATAA
- a CDS encoding SusC/RagA family TonB-linked outer membrane protein, producing MKTSLLVIGMAICAAYPAVSHAQVPLDTLRTKTVQGYKSKTITGRVTDEKGAALEHAVVQAKGTGVRTLTQDNGSFKITMPDSVKTISISHINMKFAEINISNQSNMSITMQPMETTLNDLIVVGYGTKKKSDVLGAVASIKADILEDIPVANMGSALRDRLPGVGVSIASGKPGAATTLTIRNSTIFAGASNVGVTADPLYVIDGITVTKQDFDNLDASLVESLTFLKDAAAAIYGASGAKGVVLVTTRKGRPGKTRISYSGYFGTSTEAIKPKTMSAYEHAKMLNDGYELNNTQIASRFSQADLDYLKTNPYQSWYDQIWKSGTLNRHTINVSGGTEKVTFFAGGNYYDEKGNYGDISIKKYGIRSGMTAKVTDEITATVMVAMDYSKDYRGTYKTANGETDDVSIRALYLTPKWVPLTIDGKPVNWSGPNPPGAYNPVGMQNSGNYTWNTTQGLNLNATLEYRPKYLKGLIGKFQYGKLNRNGFHKEYYPNYTVYNFVRTGQNLLLYSNTPTTSPTSKAASADQLGTSTLTASSYQIIASLAYSKHFKNQDFDIMGAMDQSEGNSMESFIYKNGQIISGVDEFWAFNNATAVIRNPSYTNSAKRSFLGRMNYTLFSKYYLEVIARYDASSNFAPGNRWGLFPSVGIGWKISDEKFFSDNITFINFLKLRANYGLVGEDRVNARLWQSRYTQTTGALLGTTSGNGLDPNIAPNPDITWEKARTINVGLDASVLNNRLTIGIDLYRRQNYDGFDKLENGALPATTGINTAVVNYGRSTTWGSEFSIGYRGVINKDWGFSTDVNFGFSNGVLEQAYYNALYIGTYGNNELGLMVGRNPQKYNSSNFGYISKGILRTQAEVDALLAKNPNYKIGGAKPQVGFLNFEDINGDGQINDLDVTTMFNRTTTVIGFGITLGVTYKTFKLSTNINLAVGGKKFVDGEAKKVPTTTQNAPSFWNDHWTPDNPNAKYPRADAPLAKENSTFWALNGTQCRINNMTLSYAVPKPLAERLGIPELRAFVTGTNLWTIINPFKYKDPYTSNFADYPTLRTISLGINATF from the coding sequence ATGAAGACAAGCTTGCTTGTAATAGGCATGGCCATTTGCGCCGCCTACCCTGCTGTTTCGCATGCCCAGGTACCCCTAGATACGCTTCGCACTAAAACAGTTCAAGGATATAAATCAAAAACCATCACCGGCCGCGTTACTGACGAAAAAGGCGCTGCGCTGGAACACGCCGTAGTTCAGGCAAAAGGCACGGGTGTAAGAACACTTACACAAGACAATGGCAGTTTTAAAATAACGATGCCAGATAGTGTAAAAACCATTTCCATCTCGCACATCAATATGAAGTTTGCAGAGATAAACATTAGCAATCAAAGCAATATGTCTATCACCATGCAGCCGATGGAAACTACTTTAAACGATCTGATTGTAGTGGGTTACGGCACCAAAAAGAAATCGGATGTATTAGGTGCTGTAGCTTCTATTAAAGCCGATATATTGGAAGATATTCCGGTAGCGAATATGGGATCGGCCCTGCGGGACCGTTTACCCGGCGTAGGTGTAAGCATAGCATCTGGTAAACCTGGTGCAGCCACCACACTTACTATCCGTAACTCCACCATTTTCGCCGGCGCTTCCAACGTAGGCGTTACCGCCGATCCACTGTATGTGATTGATGGCATTACCGTTACCAAACAGGATTTTGACAACCTGGATGCAAGCCTGGTAGAAAGCCTTACCTTTTTAAAAGACGCAGCTGCCGCTATTTATGGTGCTTCGGGCGCTAAAGGTGTAGTGCTGGTAACTACCCGTAAAGGCCGGCCCGGTAAAACACGCATCAGCTATTCCGGTTACTTTGGCACTTCTACCGAAGCCATCAAACCTAAAACCATGAGTGCTTATGAGCATGCTAAAATGCTCAACGATGGTTACGAGCTGAACAACACACAGATAGCTTCCCGCTTTTCACAGGCCGACCTGGATTACCTGAAAACCAATCCTTACCAGAGCTGGTACGATCAGATATGGAAATCAGGCACCTTAAACCGCCATACCATCAATGTATCGGGCGGTACGGAAAAGGTTACCTTCTTTGCCGGTGGCAACTACTACGATGAAAAAGGCAACTATGGCGATATCTCTATTAAAAAGTATGGCATCCGTTCGGGCATGACTGCCAAGGTAACCGATGAAATTACCGCTACTGTAATGGTGGCGATGGATTACTCCAAAGATTACCGCGGCACTTACAAAACAGCGAATGGCGAAACGGATGATGTTTCTATCCGTGCCTTGTACCTGACTCCTAAATGGGTGCCACTGACTATTGACGGCAAGCCCGTTAACTGGAGCGGCCCCAACCCTCCCGGCGCTTACAACCCGGTGGGCATGCAGAATTCAGGCAACTATACCTGGAACACTACCCAGGGCTTAAACCTGAACGCTACATTGGAATACCGGCCCAAATACCTGAAAGGGTTAATAGGTAAGTTCCAGTATGGCAAACTGAACAGGAACGGTTTTCACAAAGAATACTATCCCAACTATACCGTATACAACTTTGTACGCACCGGCCAAAACCTGCTGCTGTACAGCAATACACCTACCACCTCGCCCACTTCCAAAGCAGCCAGCGCCGATCAGTTAGGCACCAGCACGCTTACTGCCAGCAGCTACCAGATCATTGCGTCACTGGCTTACTCCAAGCATTTCAAAAACCAGGACTTTGATATCATGGGTGCGATGGACCAGAGCGAAGGCAACTCCATGGAATCGTTCATTTACAAAAACGGGCAGATCATATCCGGTGTAGATGAATTCTGGGCTTTCAACAATGCTACTGCTGTTATCCGTAACCCGAGTTACACCAACAGCGCTAAAAGATCATTCCTGGGCAGGATGAATTACACCCTGTTCAGCAAATACTACCTGGAAGTGATAGCCCGTTACGATGCCTCTTCCAACTTTGCACCCGGTAACAGGTGGGGCCTGTTTCCTTCTGTAGGTATCGGCTGGAAAATAAGCGACGAGAAGTTCTTTAGTGATAACATCACCTTTATCAACTTTTTAAAACTGCGCGCCAACTATGGCCTGGTAGGTGAAGACAGGGTGAATGCACGTTTATGGCAATCGCGTTACACACAAACCACCGGTGCATTACTGGGAACAACCTCCGGCAACGGCCTGGATCCCAACATCGCTCCTAACCCCGATATCACCTGGGAAAAGGCCCGCACCATTAACGTAGGCTTAGATGCCTCTGTGTTAAACAACAGACTTACCATAGGTATTGACTTGTACAGACGCCAGAACTACGATGGCTTTGACAAGCTGGAAAACGGTGCGCTGCCTGCCACTACCGGCATTAACACCGCCGTGGTAAACTATGGCCGCAGCACTACCTGGGGATCTGAATTCAGCATTGGCTACCGTGGAGTAATTAATAAAGACTGGGGCTTTAGCACCGATGTTAACTTCGGTTTCAGCAACGGCGTACTGGAACAGGCTTACTACAACGCATTATATATAGGCACTTATGGCAACAACGAACTGGGTTTGATGGTGGGCCGTAACCCTCAGAAATACAACAGCAGCAACTTTGGCTATATCTCTAAAGGCATATTACGTACACAGGCCGAGGTAGATGCCCTGCTGGCCAAAAACCCTAACTATAAAATTGGCGGTGCTAAACCCCAGGTAGGTTTCTTAAACTTTGAAGATATTAACGGTGATGGTCAGATCAACGACCTGGATGTTACTACCATGTTTAACAGAACCACTACTGTAATAGGCTTTGGTATCACTTTAGGCGTTACCTACAAAACCTTTAAACTAAGCACTAACATTAACCTGGCAGTAGGCGGTAAGAAGTTTGTAGATGGCGAAGCGAAAAAAGTACCTACTACCACCCAGAACGCTCCTTCTTTCTGGAACGACCACTGGACACCGGACAATCCGAATGCCAAATACCCACGTGCAGATGCACCACTGGCAAAAGAGAACTCTACCTTCTGGGCGCTGAATGGCACACAATGCAGAATCAACAACATGACGCTGAGTTATGCCGTGCCTAAACCACTGGCCGAACGCCTGGGCATTCCGGAACTGCGTGCTTTTGTAACAGGCACCAACTTATGGACGATTATTAACCCGTTCAAGTATAAAGATCCTTACACATCCAACTTTGCCGATTATCCAACGCTGCGTACCATCTCTTTGGGCATTAACGCAACTTTTTAA
- a CDS encoding response regulator, with protein MINVIITDDHPVVSNGLKNMLQKQQHITVTAVFANATDLVANIRKTPVDVLILDMKLPDGNGYDTCCTVLKFAPKTRVLVFSNNDTVYQINKMMQAGCMGYLPKNADDSMIVKAIESVYEGQRFLSPSLENALLEEHLRSKNKNQKTTLTKREKEVLELIVKEYTNQEIANQLFLSLSTIEFHRNSLLQKLNVKNTAGLVRVAIQAGLIS; from the coding sequence ATGATCAATGTTATTATCACTGACGACCATCCGGTAGTATCTAACGGTCTTAAAAACATGTTGCAGAAACAACAGCACATTACCGTTACTGCCGTATTTGCTAATGCCACCGACCTGGTAGCCAACATCAGAAAAACACCAGTGGATGTTTTAATACTGGACATGAAGTTACCCGATGGCAACGGGTACGATACCTGTTGCACCGTGCTAAAGTTTGCACCCAAAACCCGGGTGCTGGTATTTAGCAATAACGACACCGTTTACCAGATTAATAAAATGATGCAGGCAGGCTGTATGGGCTATTTACCCAAAAACGCCGATGACAGCATGATTGTAAAAGCGATTGAAAGCGTATATGAAGGGCAGCGCTTTTTATCGCCTTCGCTGGAAAACGCTTTATTGGAAGAGCATCTTCGTTCTAAAAACAAAAACCAGAAAACCACATTAACCAAACGCGAGAAAGAAGTACTGGAGTTAATTGTAAAAGAATACACTAACCAGGAAATTGCTAACCAGCTTTTTTTAAGTTTATCTACTATTGAATTTCACCGGAATAGCCTATTGCAAAAACTCAATGTTAAAAACACCGCAGGCCTTGTAAGAGTAGCCATCCAGGCAGGATTGATATCATAA